In Paracoccaceae bacterium Fryx2, a single genomic region encodes these proteins:
- the kynA gene encoding tryptophan 2,3-dioxygenase yields the protein MTTPPRCPMNPADDGAEMSFDGRMSYGDYLHIDRILTAQHLLTGAHDEMLFIIQHQTSELWMRLALHELDAARRAIAAGEARAAFKMLARIARIFEQLNSAWDVLRTMTPSEYTHFRDGLGQSSGFQSWQYRLIEYAVGNRNAAMLRPHAHRPDILARLQAELARPSLYDEALRHLSRIGLPVPQDVLTRDLARPWVAHAGVQAVWETVYRDPEAHWEAYELAEKLVDFEDYFRRWRFNHVTTVERVIGFKRGTGGTSGVQYLRRMLEVELFPELWHLRTTL from the coding sequence CGCGCTGCCCGATGAACCCCGCCGATGACGGCGCCGAAATGTCGTTCGACGGCCGCATGTCCTACGGCGACTACCTGCACATCGACCGGATCCTGACCGCCCAGCACCTGCTGACCGGCGCGCATGACGAGATGCTGTTCATCATCCAGCACCAGACTTCAGAGCTGTGGATGCGCCTCGCGCTGCACGAGCTTGACGCCGCCCGCCGCGCCATCGCCGCAGGCGAGGCCCGCGCCGCCTTCAAGATGCTGGCCCGGATCGCGCGCATCTTCGAGCAGCTCAATTCCGCCTGGGACGTGCTGCGCACCATGACACCGTCGGAATATACCCATTTCCGCGACGGGCTGGGGCAGTCGTCGGGCTTCCAGTCCTGGCAATACCGGCTGATCGAATATGCCGTGGGCAACCGCAACGCCGCGATGCTGCGCCCCCACGCCCACCGCCCCGACATCCTGGCCCGCCTGCAGGCCGAACTTGCCCGCCCCTCGCTTTACGACGAGGCGCTGCGCCACCTGTCGCGCATCGGTCTGCCGGTGCCGCAGGATGTGCTGACCCGCGACCTCGCGCGGCCCTGGGTGGCGCACGCGGGCGTGCAGGCGGTGTGGGAAACCGTGTACCGCGACCCCGAGGCACACTGGGAAGCCTATGAACTGGCCGAGAAACTGGTGGATTTCGAAGATTATTTCCGCCGCTGGCGCTTCAACCACGTGACCACGGTCGAACGGGTGATCGGCTTCAAGCGCGGCACCGGCGGCACGTCGGGCGTGCAATATCTGCGCCGGATGCTGGAGGTCGAGCTTTTCCCCGAACTTTGGCACCTGCGCACGACATTGTGA
- a CDS encoding L,D-transpeptidase translates to MNIFVAAGIAAMLGGCVPDPALVEAGLVQPPPPQTFTDPYVATKDGSFTVPAVPVEKVPPQFQRQTIYFPTEEAPGTVIINPGQRVLHLVTGPNQAIRYGISVGRAGFEWSGEALITDRKHWPTWTPPKEMIERDPKLAKWEKGQPGGPTNPLGARALYLTTNGVDYGYRIHGTPDWQSIGRSASSGCIRMINQDVMDLYQRVPNGAKVVVLNADGTAPSGLKLPPPAPKKVAKAPAPVVTPAAAPVETPALPEAAPAAAPATTPPNGMPLFVPAPLPLVPPALQL, encoded by the coding sequence ATGAATATCTTTGTGGCGGCGGGCATTGCCGCGATGCTGGGGGGCTGCGTGCCCGACCCGGCGCTGGTCGAGGCGGGGCTGGTCCAGCCGCCGCCGCCGCAGACCTTCACCGACCCCTATGTGGCGACCAAGGACGGCAGCTTCACCGTGCCCGCCGTGCCGGTGGAAAAGGTGCCGCCGCAGTTCCAGCGCCAGACGATCTATTTCCCGACCGAGGAAGCCCCCGGCACGGTGATCATCAACCCAGGCCAGCGCGTGCTGCATCTGGTGACCGGCCCCAACCAGGCGATCCGCTACGGCATTTCCGTCGGGCGCGCCGGGTTCGAATGGTCGGGCGAGGCACTGATCACCGACCGCAAGCACTGGCCGACCTGGACACCGCCGAAAGAGATGATCGAACGCGACCCCAAACTGGCGAAATGGGAAAAGGGCCAGCCGGGCGGGCCGACCAACCCGCTGGGCGCGCGGGCGCTTTACCTGACGACCAACGGCGTCGATTACGGCTACCGCATCCACGGCACGCCGGACTGGCAGTCGATCGGGCGCAGCGCCTCGTCGGGCTGCATCCGCATGATCAACCAGGACGTGATGGACCTGTATCAGCGCGTGCCGAACGGGGCCAAGGTGGTGGTGCTGAATGCCGACGGCACCGCGCCATCGGGCCTGAAGCTGCCGCCGCCCGCGCCGAAGAAGGTGGCCAAGGCCCCCGCCCCGGTGGTGACCCCGGCGGCCGCGCCGGTCGAAACCCCGGCCCTGCCGGAAGCCGCACCCGCCGCTGCCCCCGCCACCACGCCGCCGAACGGGATGCCGCTGTTCGTGCCCGCCCCGCTGCCGCTGGTGCCCCCGGCGCTGCAACTCTGA
- a CDS encoding D-lyxose/D-mannose family sugar isomerase: protein MQRSRINRIMAEADAFIRSFGFVLPPFAYWAPEAFAARRDAGRIVDARMGWDITDYGQGRFDELGLFLFTLRNGDLADLRRGGGMCYAEKLLISRQDQLSPMHTHVIKAEDIINRGGATLCVELFGSDAAGAFDAGAGGMVRCDGIARAFAPGEVLRLAPGESVTLMPGDWHAFWGEGGDVLIGEVSTVNDDVTDNIFRDPIGRFAEIEEDEPPLHLLVSDYPRWLG, encoded by the coding sequence ATGCAGCGCAGTCGTATCAACCGGATCATGGCAGAGGCGGACGCATTCATCCGCTCGTTCGGCTTCGTGCTGCCGCCGTTTGCCTACTGGGCGCCGGAAGCCTTTGCAGCACGCCGCGATGCCGGGCGGATCGTCGATGCCCGCATGGGGTGGGACATCACCGACTACGGGCAGGGGCGGTTCGACGAGCTGGGGCTGTTCCTCTTCACCCTGCGCAACGGCGACCTTGCCGACCTGCGGCGCGGCGGTGGCATGTGCTATGCCGAGAAGCTGCTGATTTCGCGGCAGGATCAGCTTTCGCCGATGCACACCCATGTGATCAAGGCCGAAGACATCATCAACCGCGGCGGCGCCACGCTGTGTGTCGAGCTGTTCGGGTCGGATGCGGCGGGGGCGTTCGATGCGGGGGCGGGGGGCATGGTGCGCTGCGACGGCATCGCGCGGGCGTTCGCGCCGGGCGAGGTGCTGCGGCTGGCACCGGGCGAAAGCGTCACGCTGATGCCTGGCGACTGGCACGCCTTCTGGGGCGAGGGCGGCGACGTGCTGATCGGCGAGGTCTCGACCGTGAACGACGATGTCACCGACAACATCTTCCGCGATCCGATCGGGCGATTTGCCGAGATCGAGGAGGACGAGCCGCCGCTGCACCTGCTGGTCAGCGACTACCCGCGCTGGCTGGGGTAG